A single region of the Paraburkholderia megapolitana genome encodes:
- the mgrA gene encoding L-glyceraldehyde 3-phosphate reductase yields MAYEAASARYSEMQYRVCGKSGLKLPALSLGLWHNFGDTTPLSTQRDILRTSFDLGITHFDLANNYGPPYGSAETNFGRLFKDDFKPYRDELLISSKAGWDMWPGPYGQGGGSRKYILASLDQSLQRMGLDYVDIFYSHRFDADTPLEETAGALASAVQQGKALYIGISSYSATKTREIAKLLGEYKVPLLIHQPAYNLLNRWMERELLGALDDVGAGSIAFTPLAQGLLTSKYLNGVPADARVNKPGGGSLKQDHLSAENIEHVRKLNDIAQRRGQSLAQMALAWTLRDARVTSALIGASKPEQVRENVGALKNLAFSTEELAEIDRYATEGGVNLWEKPSTDQAI; encoded by the coding sequence ATGGCCTACGAAGCAGCTTCGGCACGCTATTCGGAAATGCAGTACCGCGTTTGCGGCAAATCGGGTCTCAAACTGCCTGCGCTGTCGCTGGGCCTGTGGCACAACTTCGGCGACACGACACCGCTGTCGACGCAACGCGACATCCTGCGCACGTCGTTCGATCTCGGCATCACCCACTTCGATCTCGCGAACAACTACGGGCCGCCGTACGGCAGCGCCGAAACGAATTTCGGCCGGCTGTTCAAGGACGATTTCAAACCGTACCGCGACGAACTACTGATCTCGTCGAAGGCCGGTTGGGACATGTGGCCGGGGCCGTACGGCCAGGGCGGCGGCTCGCGCAAGTACATACTCGCGAGTCTCGACCAGAGCCTGCAACGCATGGGTCTCGATTACGTCGACATCTTCTACTCGCATCGCTTCGATGCCGATACGCCGCTCGAGGAAACGGCCGGTGCGCTGGCCAGCGCGGTGCAGCAGGGCAAGGCACTGTATATCGGCATCTCGTCGTACTCGGCGACGAAGACCCGCGAAATCGCGAAGCTGCTTGGTGAGTACAAGGTGCCGCTGCTGATCCATCAGCCCGCGTACAACCTGTTGAACCGGTGGATGGAGCGGGAACTGCTCGGCGCACTCGATGACGTCGGTGCAGGCAGCATCGCGTTCACGCCGCTCGCGCAGGGTCTGCTGACGAGCAAGTATCTGAACGGCGTGCCCGCGGATGCGCGCGTCAACAAGCCGGGTGGCGGCTCGCTGAAGCAGGACCACCTGAGCGCCGAAAACATCGAACACGTGCGCAAGCTGAACGATATTGCGCAGCGTCGCGGCCAGAGCCTCGCGCAGATGGCGCTTGCATGGACGCTGCGCGATGCGCGTGTGACGTCGGCGCTGATCGGCGCGAGCAAGCCGGAGCAGGTGCGCGAGAACGTCGGTGCGCTGAAGAACCTCGCGTTTTCGACGGAAGAACTCGCGGAGATCGACCGTTATGCAACTGAGGGCGGCGTTAATCTGTGGGAGAAGCCGTCGACGGATCAGGCTATCTGA
- a CDS encoding fatty acid desaturase yields MDAQAAAGKPDGSPAAGADPADREAPTRRRVAIDVRANLALLAVVVSAVLLQLVGLPLLLRHTSPVALWLVIPLVILAPMHWGLIHEAIHGQLLPQRRMNELVARMLAIAFMLPFDAVRFGHLMHHRFTREPFDRPDVHDGTTQHLRARVRYSARLLGGLYAGELVMPLLAFVPQRYARRLVAYAVGSEGPVGADVQRLFVGFTVDPARRARIRRDWLLSLGLHAITFYLYGAWWPVLLVTMYLRGVWLSLADNLPHYDVRLDEPGRARNFRVPSFWQPVLMNHHLHQLHHRHPTLPWTALPALAHNIAATASNASDTAHAPYFRTALKQFGRFGRVR; encoded by the coding sequence ATGGACGCACAGGCGGCTGCGGGGAAACCGGACGGATCGCCGGCAGCGGGCGCGGATCCCGCCGATCGCGAGGCGCCCACGCGCCGCCGTGTTGCCATCGACGTGCGCGCAAACCTCGCATTGCTCGCCGTCGTGGTGTCGGCCGTGTTGCTGCAATTGGTCGGACTACCGCTGCTGCTGCGACATACAAGCCCGGTAGCGTTATGGCTCGTCATCCCGCTCGTGATACTCGCACCGATGCACTGGGGTTTGATACACGAGGCGATTCATGGGCAGCTGCTGCCGCAACGTCGCATGAATGAATTAGTAGCGCGCATGCTGGCCATCGCTTTCATGCTGCCTTTCGATGCCGTGCGCTTCGGCCATCTGATGCACCATCGCTTCACACGCGAACCGTTCGATCGTCCCGATGTGCACGACGGGACGACGCAGCACCTGCGCGCACGAGTTCGCTATTCCGCGCGGCTTCTCGGTGGTCTGTATGCAGGGGAACTCGTTATGCCGCTACTCGCTTTCGTGCCGCAGCGATATGCGCGTCGACTGGTGGCGTACGCGGTTGGCAGCGAAGGGCCGGTTGGGGCCGATGTGCAGCGACTGTTCGTCGGATTTACCGTCGATCCGGCACGACGCGCACGCATCCGGCGCGACTGGCTGCTGTCGCTCGGGTTGCATGCGATCACGTTCTATCTATACGGCGCGTGGTGGCCGGTGCTGCTCGTCACGATGTATTTGCGCGGCGTGTGGCTGTCGCTGGCGGACAACCTGCCGCATTACGATGTCCGGCTCGACGAACCCGGACGGGCGCGCAATTTCCGCGTGCCGTCCTTCTGGCAGCCCGTGCTGATGAATCATCATCTGCACCAGTTGCATCATCGACACCCGACCTTGCCGTGGACAGCGCTCCCCGCGCTCGCGCACAACATTGCGGCGACCGCTTCAAACGCATCGGACACCGCACACGCTCCCTACTTCCGTACCGCGCTCAAACAGTTCGGGCGGTTCGGCAGGGTGCGTTGA
- a CDS encoding MFS transporter, translated as MTASPDRYRTASTATPSSTPRHDEPYLERGTPAYWRASVALLFAGYATFSLLYCVQPLLPAFSEAFGVSPAQSSLSLSLTTAALAVAVFVAGFVSEGWSRHRLMTASLTLSAVLTLAVAFTPHWHPLLVLRTLEGLALGGVPAVAMAYLAEEVHPDGLGLAMGLYVGGTAIGGMAGRVITGIVADLFSWRVAIGTIGVLGLLSMLAFRALLPPSRHFVPRRGLGFAQRGRALAKHLRHPGLCRLFTMGFVLMGSFVTLYNYIGYRLLAPPYRMNQATIGAIFVVYLTGVVASPWSGRLADSFGRGRVLIASLVLMLAGLGLTMLNPVAAIAAGIACVTFGFFAGHAVASGWIGRLAKEAKGQAAALYLLAYYLGSSIVGSYGGRFWTAHGWNGVAGLVCVLLLLGIADAWSLRTHERNGEA; from the coding sequence TTGACTGCATCGCCGGACCGTTACCGGACTGCTTCCACTGCCACTCCTTCATCCACCCCGCGACACGACGAGCCCTACCTCGAACGCGGCACACCGGCCTACTGGCGCGCGAGTGTCGCGCTGCTGTTCGCGGGCTATGCGACGTTCTCGTTGCTCTACTGCGTGCAACCGTTGCTGCCCGCGTTTTCCGAGGCGTTCGGCGTAAGTCCCGCGCAAAGCAGTCTGTCGCTATCGCTCACGACGGCCGCACTCGCAGTCGCCGTGTTCGTCGCGGGCTTCGTGTCGGAGGGTTGGAGTCGTCATCGACTGATGACCGCGTCGCTGACGTTGTCCGCCGTGCTGACGCTCGCCGTCGCCTTCACACCGCACTGGCATCCGCTGCTCGTGTTGCGCACGCTCGAAGGGCTCGCGCTAGGCGGCGTGCCAGCCGTCGCGATGGCGTACCTCGCGGAAGAAGTGCATCCCGATGGCCTCGGTCTTGCGATGGGTCTCTACGTCGGCGGCACGGCGATCGGCGGGATGGCCGGACGCGTGATCACGGGCATCGTCGCGGACCTGTTCTCGTGGCGCGTCGCGATCGGCACGATCGGTGTGCTCGGTCTGCTGTCGATGCTCGCGTTCCGCGCACTGCTGCCGCCGTCGCGTCACTTCGTCCCGCGGCGCGGGCTGGGTTTCGCGCAGCGCGGTCGCGCACTCGCAAAGCACCTCCGGCATCCGGGTCTGTGCAGACTGTTCACGATGGGTTTCGTCCTGATGGGCAGCTTCGTCACGCTCTACAACTACATCGGCTACCGGCTGCTTGCGCCACCGTACCGGATGAATCAGGCGACCATCGGCGCGATCTTCGTCGTGTATCTGACCGGCGTGGTGGCGTCGCCGTGGTCCGGGAGGCTCGCCGATTCGTTTGGCCGCGGCCGCGTGCTGATCGCGAGCCTCGTGCTCATGCTCGCCGGGCTCGGACTCACGATGCTGAATCCAGTCGCCGCGATCGCCGCCGGCATCGCGTGCGTGACGTTTGGCTTCTTTGCGGGCCATGCGGTGGCGAGCGGCTGGATTGGGCGGCTGGCAAAAGAGGCGAAAGGACAGGCCGCCGCGCTCTATCTGCTTGCCTACTATCTCGGCTCGAGCATCGTCGGTTCGTATGGTGGGCGGTTCTGGACCGCGCATGGCTGGAACGGCGTCGCGGGGCTCGTGTGCGTGCTGCTTTTGCTTGGCATCGCCGACGCCTGGTCGCTGCGCACGCACGAACGCAATGGCGAAGCCTGA
- a CDS encoding phytanoyl-CoA dioxygenase family protein, with amino-acid sequence MSGHSKKEQIQTLREQGFVVVSGLVSPERCAQLKQVAQQQLQEAAMPAEFEADLRYPGAPESKHAPGGHTVRRLLDAYGRHASFREWSTAPEIRGWMALYFGEEPRLSRAHHNCMMTKHPTYGSLTGWHRDVRYWSFERDDLVSVWLALGPETVDNGGLWFVPGSHSRTFTSDRFDNAKFFRSDLPENQALIQTAFSPELKAGDVVFFHCNTLHSAGKNVSDDVKFSLVFTYHGASNVPLPGSRSASIPEVAF; translated from the coding sequence ATGTCAGGCCATTCGAAGAAAGAGCAGATCCAGACGCTGCGGGAGCAGGGTTTCGTCGTCGTCTCGGGGCTGGTGTCGCCCGAGCGCTGCGCGCAACTGAAGCAGGTTGCACAGCAGCAATTGCAGGAAGCCGCGATGCCAGCCGAATTCGAGGCGGATCTGCGTTATCCGGGCGCACCGGAATCGAAACACGCGCCCGGTGGCCATACCGTGCGACGCCTGCTCGATGCCTACGGGCGTCACGCGAGCTTTCGCGAATGGTCGACTGCGCCGGAGATCCGCGGCTGGATGGCGTTGTACTTCGGCGAGGAACCGCGTTTGTCGCGCGCGCATCACAACTGCATGATGACCAAGCATCCGACCTACGGCAGCCTGACCGGCTGGCATCGCGATGTGCGCTACTGGTCGTTCGAACGGGACGACTTGGTGTCGGTGTGGCTCGCGCTAGGTCCGGAAACGGTCGATAACGGCGGGCTCTGGTTCGTGCCGGGTTCGCACAGCAGGACCTTCACGTCGGACCGCTTCGACAACGCGAAATTCTTCCGCTCGGATCTGCCGGAAAATCAGGCGCTGATCCAGACCGCGTTCTCCCCCGAACTGAAAGCCGGCGACGTCGTGTTCTTCCACTGCAACACGCTGCATTCGGCGGGCAAGAACGTGTCCGACGACGTGAAGTTTTCGCTGGTGTTCACGTATCACGGCGCGAGCAACGTGCCGCTGCCGGGCTCGCGTTCCGCGTCGATACCGGAAGTCGCGTTCTAG
- a CDS encoding DUF3185 family protein, which yields MGKVISLALLAGGVVLLYFGGQSFHSFSNEVSRVFTGAPTNRTMYLIVGGVVATLAGLTGLVVSGKR from the coding sequence ATGGGTAAGGTAATTTCGCTCGCATTGCTGGCGGGCGGTGTGGTGCTGCTGTATTTCGGTGGGCAATCGTTCCACTCGTTCAGCAACGAGGTGTCGCGGGTGTTCACCGGTGCGCCGACTAACCGCACGATGTATCTGATCGTGGGCGGTGTGGTCGCGACGCTCGCTGGATTGACCGGGCTCGTCGTGTCGGGCAAACGCTAG